From Pelotomaculum schinkii, one genomic window encodes:
- a CDS encoding purple acid phosphatase family protein, producing the protein MGSKIKLTNSTGTKITNEELCTLGSQHAVITWVTPQQRADTSMYIGETPKHLKKHTFALDSEFHYLEMYNLKPSTRYWYQVESNGVKGSLNSFTTLPAPKGKYLFSFAVMSDTHINYGEVAEDINEIYFGKLVDYANPLLTQCILDSKRRNIDLAVITGDLTDTASRLQYLGLRNQLLPYFGDTPYLLCPGNHDKYTKNSGLGEQGFLDNLADREKTYTSIIFKDYLFLLIDSCRQDENWGDIDPVQMRWIESMLTTNKDRPAFLFLHHPCNGPDLWFGIKNNREFLKLTRSFPNIQGIFCGHIHRNYVSVNRLMTGSRPYVEVPATVQFPCAYAVVRVYENGFAYNSYKVSRLDLSEMSRERFILKKGGKAILTRYCLGRIGDRSFSYFNDQLFRPKQYELSVTLDNTNANKLYENARSIDGASLIPAYDTKKAKVILGRYDSLHLTTQAFREKFFRYGAYARIMEVGNES; encoded by the coding sequence ATGGGTTCAAAGATTAAACTCACAAATTCTACCGGTACAAAAATTACCAACGAAGAACTTTGTACCTTGGGTAGTCAACATGCCGTCATCACCTGGGTAACCCCGCAACAACGCGCGGATACCTCCATGTATATTGGAGAAACGCCAAAACACCTTAAAAAACACACTTTTGCCTTGGATTCAGAATTTCACTATTTAGAAATGTATAATCTAAAACCATCCACCCGCTACTGGTACCAGGTGGAAAGCAACGGCGTCAAAGGTTCTCTCAATTCTTTTACAACCTTGCCTGCGCCAAAGGGGAAATACCTGTTCAGCTTTGCTGTTATGAGCGATACCCATATCAACTACGGAGAAGTCGCAGAAGATATCAATGAGATTTATTTTGGTAAACTTGTAGATTATGCAAATCCTCTCTTAACCCAGTGTATTCTGGACAGTAAGAGAAGGAATATCGACCTGGCCGTCATTACCGGCGACCTGACCGACACTGCCAGCAGGCTTCAGTATTTGGGATTGAGGAATCAGCTATTGCCTTACTTTGGTGATACACCATATCTTCTTTGCCCCGGCAACCACGACAAATATACGAAAAATTCCGGTCTAGGTGAACAAGGTTTCCTTGATAACCTAGCCGATAGAGAAAAAACTTACACAAGTATAATATTTAAAGATTACCTGTTTCTGCTGATCGATTCATGCAGACAGGATGAAAATTGGGGCGACATTGATCCTGTTCAAATGCGGTGGATTGAAAGCATGTTGACAACAAACAAAGACCGGCCGGCTTTCCTGTTTCTTCACCATCCCTGTAACGGCCCGGACTTGTGGTTTGGGATAAAAAACAACCGGGAGTTTCTGAAGCTTACCCGGTCCTTTCCCAATATACAAGGTATTTTTTGCGGGCATATACACCGCAATTATGTGAGCGTCAACCGTTTAATGACCGGCAGCCGCCCGTATGTGGAAGTTCCGGCAACCGTTCAGTTTCCCTGCGCCTATGCCGTTGTACGGGTATATGAAAACGGCTTTGCATACAATTCATATAAAGTGAGCAGGCTTGATTTATCAGAGATGTCTCGGGAACGGTTTATTCTAAAAAAAGGCGGGAAAGCAATTCTAACCAGGTACTGTCTGGGCCGTATCGGTGACCGTAGTTTTTCTTATTTCAATGACCAATTATTCCGCCCCAAGCAGTATGAACTATCTGTAACACTGGATAATACGAATGCCAACAAGCTCTATGAAAATGCCCGGTCTATTGATGGCGCCAGCCTCATACCCGCGTACGATACCAAAAAAGCTAAAGTCATACTTGGCCGTTATGATTCTCTGCATTTGACAACTCAAGCATTTCGGGAGAAATTTTTCCGTTACGGCGCGTATGCAAGGATTATGGAGGTTGGTAATGAGAGTTGA
- a CDS encoding 4Fe-4S dicluster domain-containing protein: MSNGVLVDISKCIGCRSCVTACKTWNDLPVKTSQNTNQWDAPVDLDSDTWTRISCHIVGEGNQRKWRFVKRQCMHCNEPACESACFTHSFEKTEEGAVIYKPTELDKDYCVGCRYCMIACPFNIPKFQYEKTFPYVQKCRFCYDRLLENERPACITACPTGALKYGNQEELLAEARQRINSNPGYVNQIYGEKEYGGTSWMYISDVPFEQLGFRTNATQKSIPSYTWDVLKWTPYIFVGWGALLTAMRFFTKPKEEGHNEAEMYAPVDPKE, from the coding sequence ATGTCCAATGGCGTTTTGGTAGACATTAGCAAATGCATCGGCTGCCGGAGCTGTGTGACAGCCTGCAAGACATGGAATGACCTGCCCGTTAAAACGTCCCAAAATACAAATCAGTGGGACGCCCCCGTCGATCTCGATTCCGATACCTGGACCAGGATTAGCTGCCACATTGTCGGCGAGGGGAACCAGCGCAAGTGGCGGTTTGTCAAAAGGCAGTGCATGCACTGCAACGAGCCGGCCTGCGAGTCCGCCTGCTTTACCCATTCCTTCGAAAAGACCGAGGAAGGCGCGGTTATTTATAAACCCACCGAATTGGACAAGGATTACTGCGTGGGTTGCCGCTACTGCATGATTGCGTGTCCCTTCAACATACCCAAGTTCCAGTATGAAAAAACGTTCCCGTACGTCCAAAAATGCCGTTTTTGCTACGACCGCCTGCTGGAGAACGAACGGCCCGCCTGTATCACCGCCTGCCCCACCGGCGCCTTGAAGTACGGCAACCAGGAAGAGCTCCTTGCCGAGGCCAGGCAGAGAATAAACAGCAATCCCGGCTATGTCAATCAAATCTACGGGGAAAAGGAATACGGCGGCACATCCTGGATGTATATTTCAGACGTACCGTTTGAACAGCTTGGTTTCCGCACCAATGCAACGCAAAAATCGATACCATCTTATACCTGGGATGTGCTCAAGTGGACTCCCTATATTTTTGTCGGCTGGGGCGCCCTGCTTACGGCAATGAGATTCTTCACCAAGCCGAAAGAAGAGGGGCATAATGAAGCCGAAATGTACGCTCCCGTCGATCCCAAGGAATAA
- a CDS encoding twin-arginine translocase TatA/TatE family subunit, producing MFPSLGMPEIILILVIALVVFGPKQIPEVGKALGRTLNEIRRASMSGWDEVLESDKEAKKEVEEETTQPRTTATEAQEKP from the coding sequence ATGTTTCCCAGTTTGGGTATGCCTGAGATAATATTAATCCTGGTTATAGCGCTGGTAGTTTTTGGTCCCAAACAAATTCCCGAAGTCGGAAAGGCTCTGGGCAGAACCTTAAACGAGATCAGAAGGGCATCCATGTCGGGGTGGGATGAGGTGCTGGAGTCAGACAAGGAAGCCAAAAAAGAAGTGGAAGAAGAGACTACGCAACCGCGGACAACTGCTACAGAAGCCCAAGAGAAGCCTTAA
- a CDS encoding phage holin family protein, which translates to MNWVVKLILNSLALIIADALVSGFAIRGFFSAMLAALVLGVVNTLIKPVLIVLTLPITFFTLGLFIFIINGLAFWLASWFVPGFTVYGFWGAFWGAIITSIVSWVLNGIFQPEN; encoded by the coding sequence GTGAATTGGGTAGTTAAGCTAATTCTAAACAGTCTGGCCCTGATTATAGCCGATGCTCTGGTATCCGGCTTTGCTATCAGAGGGTTTTTTTCGGCAATGCTCGCCGCGCTGGTCCTGGGTGTGGTTAATACCTTGATCAAACCTGTGCTGATTGTCCTAACGTTGCCCATTACTTTTTTCACCTTGGGGTTGTTTATCTTTATCATAAACGGTCTGGCCTTTTGGCTTGCTTCCTGGTTCGTGCCCGGGTTTACAGTATACGGTTTCTGGGGAGCGTTTTGGGGAGCTATCATCACCAGTATTGTCAGCTGGGTCTTAAACGGAATTTTTCAACCGGAAAACTAA
- a CDS encoding radical SAM protein, which yields MSQGSYLQLTTGELGKRAKNAVDMLGDCTVCAQYCRVNRLKGELGLCQGGRYAAVSSFCPHFGEEAPLVGSGGSGTIFFAFCNLKCVFCQNCDISQYGYGDEVSARELAEMMLELQEGGCHNINLVSPSHFAPQFLEALVVAVDLGLTIPIVYNTGGYDTPATLDLLEGIIDIYMPDIKFADDDAGRKYSGAAGYYTVTRQAVKKMHDQVGDLVIDERGIATRGLLVRHLVMPGNLARTEKIMEFIAEEISKDTFVNVMDQYYPAYKAFDHPELNKRISRKEYSAAVQAAREAGLTRLNGG from the coding sequence ATGAGCCAAGGGTCCTATTTGCAATTAACAACCGGAGAGTTGGGAAAAAGAGCTAAAAATGCCGTTGACATGCTGGGCGACTGCACGGTGTGCGCTCAGTACTGCCGGGTCAACCGCCTCAAGGGGGAACTGGGCCTCTGCCAAGGGGGCAGGTATGCTGCGGTAAGCAGCTTTTGCCCTCATTTCGGCGAGGAAGCGCCGCTGGTCGGCTCCGGAGGGTCGGGAACGATATTTTTTGCATTCTGCAATTTGAAGTGTGTTTTCTGCCAAAACTGCGACATCAGCCAATATGGTTATGGTGATGAGGTTTCTGCCAGGGAACTTGCCGAAATGATGCTGGAACTGCAGGAGGGTGGCTGCCACAACATCAACCTGGTGTCGCCGAGTCACTTTGCTCCCCAGTTCCTGGAAGCGCTTGTTGTAGCTGTTGACTTGGGGCTGACAATTCCGATCGTCTACAACACGGGTGGTTACGACACGCCGGCAACGCTTGACCTGCTGGAAGGCATTATTGATATATATATGCCGGATATAAAGTTTGCAGATGATGACGCCGGGCGAAAGTATTCAGGCGCGGCAGGCTACTATACCGTAACCAGGCAGGCCGTAAAAAAAATGCACGACCAGGTCGGTGACCTGGTTATAGATGAACGGGGGATTGCCACCCGGGGACTGCTGGTAAGGCACCTGGTCATGCCCGGTAACCTGGCCCGTACTGAAAAAATCATGGAATTTATAGCCGAAGAAATATCCAAGGATACTTTTGTCAATGTTATGGACCAGTATTATCCGGCCTACAAGGCCTTTGACCATCCCGAATTAAACAAAAGAATCAGCAGAAAGGAGTATTCGGCGGCGGTTCAGGCCGCCAGAGAGGCCGGTTTGACCAGGCTTAACGGCGGGTGA
- the nrfD gene encoding NrfD/PsrC family molybdoenzyme membrane anchor subunit, with protein sequence MYGRNWSFRITWFRILLILFVLGAVAAALYRFIYGLGAVTNLNNDWPWGLWIGFDLLCGIALAGGGFSTALIVHVLHKDKYLPIARAALLTSLLGYIISLVSLFLDIGRWFNFWRPFFYWGFHSVLFEVFWCIALYTTIQVLEFGDIFFEKVKFPALKKILGYMMTPLLILGIVLPSLHQSSLGSLYIVAVDKLYPLWWSMLIPFFFVWSAFFLGPAMVTVEGTLAAKAYGRNPELPVFQSMTKVTMWMMIIYFIVKMIDLNYRGVFGMAFNGSHESNMFLIEMIVFILLPIFMYAIPSIRTRLWGVVTASLLVVVGVVFNRMNVVFTGMAKSVGSSYFPSIWELLITIGMWSFLALAYLFIVENFSILPKEEHTHTTTRIYDTGFHA encoded by the coding sequence GTGTACGGAAGAAACTGGAGTTTTAGAATTACATGGTTTAGAATACTGCTCATACTATTTGTACTTGGCGCGGTTGCGGCTGCCTTATACCGTTTCATCTACGGCTTGGGCGCGGTAACCAACTTGAACAATGATTGGCCCTGGGGCCTGTGGATCGGCTTTGACCTCTTATGCGGGATCGCTCTGGCGGGCGGCGGTTTCAGCACAGCCTTGATTGTACATGTCCTCCATAAAGATAAGTATCTGCCCATCGCTCGCGCCGCACTGTTAACTTCCTTGTTGGGATACATTATCTCCCTGGTCAGCCTCTTCCTGGATATCGGGAGATGGTTTAACTTCTGGAGGCCTTTCTTTTACTGGGGTTTCCACTCGGTATTGTTCGAAGTGTTCTGGTGCATTGCACTTTACACAACAATCCAGGTCCTGGAGTTTGGGGACATCTTCTTCGAGAAGGTGAAGTTCCCCGCTTTGAAAAAGATCCTGGGCTACATGATGACGCCGCTGTTGATCCTTGGCATCGTCCTGCCCAGCCTGCACCAGTCCTCCCTGGGTTCGCTCTATATCGTTGCAGTTGATAAACTCTATCCCCTGTGGTGGTCCATGCTGATCCCGTTCTTCTTCGTCTGGTCCGCTTTCTTCCTGGGGCCGGCCATGGTCACCGTTGAAGGCACCCTGGCGGCGAAAGCTTATGGAAGGAATCCGGAGCTGCCTGTATTCCAAAGCATGACCAAGGTGACCATGTGGATGATGATCATTTACTTTATCGTCAAGATGATCGATCTCAACTACCGTGGTGTGTTCGGGATGGCCTTCAACGGTTCTCACGAGAGCAACATGTTTTTAATTGAAATGATCGTCTTTATCCTGTTACCGATTTTCATGTACGCCATCCCTTCCATCCGCACCAGGCTGTGGGGGGTTGTAACGGCTTCTCTCCTGGTGGTAGTAGGTGTTGTGTTTAACCGCATGAATGTGGTGTTCACCGGAATGGCCAAGAGCGTGGGCAGCAGCTATTTTCCCAGTATCTGGGAATTGCTCATTACCATCGGCATGTGGAGCTTCCTGGCATTAGCGTACTTGTTCATCGTTGAAAATTTCTCGATTCTGCCCAAGGAAGAGCATACCCACACCACAACCAGGATCTACGATACCGGCTTCCACGCTTAG
- the ychF gene encoding redox-regulated ATPase YchF, with the protein MNMNLNCGLIGLPMVGKTTIFNLLTGAGAETSNFLTGKAETNTGMARLPDSRVDLLSSMYKPRKTTYAQIHFSDVPGLVRGSSQGKGVGNQFLNAIRNVDMLAHVVRAFENRDVPHVDDEINPLRDIETIHMELLFADMEIVERRIERIKGGKKVKKENLIELEVLEKCLGALEEERPIGNLELTADERMVLKNYSFLTEKPLLLVINIDERQFKAQKYPFKSELLAYAAERGLPVLEISGRIEMEISQLPDEDKELFLADLGITQSGIDRLARAAYEYLGLISFFTVGEDEVKAWTIQKGTDAKRAAGKIHSDIERGFIKAEVVKYADLRETGSMSKIKEKGLFHLEGKEYIVQDGDVINFRFNV; encoded by the coding sequence ATGAATATGAATCTAAATTGTGGTCTGATTGGTCTTCCAATGGTCGGGAAGACAACAATTTTCAACCTTCTGACGGGAGCGGGGGCGGAGACTTCCAATTTTTTAACCGGCAAAGCAGAAACCAATACCGGTATGGCCAGGTTGCCGGACAGCAGGGTGGATCTACTTAGTAGTATGTATAAGCCCCGCAAGACTACCTATGCTCAAATCCATTTCAGCGATGTGCCCGGACTGGTACGCGGCTCAAGCCAGGGAAAAGGAGTGGGCAACCAGTTCCTCAACGCCATCCGCAACGTGGACATGCTTGCCCATGTGGTGCGGGCTTTTGAGAACCGGGATGTGCCGCATGTGGACGATGAGATTAATCCCTTAAGGGACATCGAGACCATACATATGGAACTCCTGTTTGCGGATATGGAGATCGTTGAGAGAAGGATTGAACGTATTAAAGGCGGTAAAAAGGTCAAGAAAGAAAACCTGATCGAGCTCGAAGTGCTGGAAAAATGCCTCGGGGCCCTGGAAGAAGAGCGCCCCATAGGCAACCTGGAGCTTACCGCCGATGAAAGGATGGTTTTGAAAAATTATAGTTTCCTGACTGAAAAACCTTTACTGCTGGTAATCAACATTGATGAACGGCAGTTTAAGGCACAAAAATACCCCTTCAAGAGTGAGCTTCTCGCCTATGCCGCAGAAAGGGGACTGCCTGTCCTGGAAATAAGCGGGCGAATTGAAATGGAAATCAGCCAGCTGCCCGACGAGGACAAAGAGCTGTTTTTGGCAGACCTGGGTATAACACAGTCGGGAATTGACCGCCTGGCGCGCGCCGCCTACGAGTACCTTGGGCTGATCTCTTTCTTTACCGTTGGAGAGGATGAGGTGAAAGCCTGGACTATTCAAAAAGGGACCGACGCTAAACGGGCGGCGGGTAAAATCCACTCGGATATTGAGCGGGGTTTCATCAAAGCTGAAGTTGTCAAATACGCAGACCTGAGAGAGACCGGCAGCATGAGCAAGATCAAGGAAAAGGGCCTGTTCCACCTGGAGGGCAAAGAATATATTGTGCAGGACGGGGACGTCATAAACTTCAGGTTTAATGTTTAA
- the cobT gene encoding nicotinate-nucleotide--dimethylbenzimidazole phosphoribosyltransferase — protein sequence MLYQTIKQIGELDRKAMEEAQKRLDSLIKPPGSLGVLEEIAVRLAGITGKAKPRVQGKSVIVMAGDHGVVDEGVSVAPREVTVQMMQAMVNGVAGIGVLARHAAARLVVVDVGVLTPVALQGVVQRKVRAGTGNIAAGPAMSRDEAVQALEVGIEVAQSEIDAGSNLLATGDMGIGNTTPSSAILAAFGGYTAEEATGRGTMVNDEVMKLKISAIARALAKNRPDPEDALDVLAKVGGLEIAGLAGVILGAAARRTPVLIDGFITTAAALVAFKLQPKSRQYMIASHLSGEQGHRLMLDLLDLRPVIHLQMRLGEGTGAALTMSLVEAATKIMREMASFDEAGVSDLEEDKILK from the coding sequence ATGCTTTATCAAACCATCAAGCAAATTGGGGAGCTGGATCGCAAGGCCATGGAAGAGGCGCAGAAACGGCTGGACAGCTTAATCAAGCCGCCGGGGAGCCTCGGCGTGCTGGAAGAGATAGCAGTACGCCTGGCCGGTATTACCGGCAAAGCCAAACCCCGCGTTCAGGGGAAATCGGTTATCGTCATGGCGGGGGACCACGGAGTGGTCGACGAAGGTGTAAGTGTAGCGCCCCGTGAAGTTACCGTTCAGATGATGCAGGCAATGGTAAATGGTGTAGCCGGAATAGGGGTTCTGGCAAGGCACGCTGCTGCCAGGCTGGTTGTGGTCGATGTCGGTGTTCTCACGCCCGTCGCCTTGCAGGGTGTCGTACAGCGTAAGGTCAGGGCAGGTACCGGGAATATTGCCGCCGGCCCGGCTATGTCACGGGACGAGGCAGTACAGGCACTGGAAGTGGGGATAGAGGTAGCTCAGTCCGAGATTGACGCAGGAAGCAACCTCCTCGCTACAGGCGATATGGGGATCGGCAATACCACCCCGAGCAGCGCTATCCTGGCAGCCTTTGGCGGCTATACAGCTGAAGAGGCGACCGGCCGCGGGACCATGGTCAACGACGAAGTTATGAAACTGAAGATTTCCGCGATAGCCCGGGCGCTCGCAAAAAACCGGCCGGATCCGGAAGACGCCCTGGATGTTCTGGCAAAAGTCGGCGGGCTTGAGATCGCCGGTCTGGCCGGTGTGATCCTGGGGGCCGCTGCCAGGCGGACGCCGGTATTGATTGATGGGTTTATAACCACCGCGGCCGCCCTGGTGGCCTTCAAACTGCAGCCTAAATCCCGCCAGTACATGATTGCCTCCCACCTGTCCGGTGAACAGGGACACCGCCTGATGTTGGACCTGTTGGATCTGCGCCCGGTGATTCACCTGCAAATGAGGCTCGGGGAGGGAACGGGAGCCGCTCTAACCATGAGCCTGGTTGAAGCTGCCACGAAAATAATGCGGGAGATGGCTTCTTTTGACGAAGCCGGTGTCTCCGACCTGGAAGAAGATAAAATACTGAAATAA
- a CDS encoding S-layer homology domain-containing protein, with the protein MSIKSFRRIIKNIVLVSIILSLVAPFQAYAYQVNGNNVTEEIITQGVVLHSINLNTNEGPLNVYVLEADLSNPYVKIDTIIGSDGTLNKNQSVLDMAKRTGAVAAINGDFFQMAESGRTIGLAYQGGQLVESPALRNDMYGFGITEDKLPLLEIFNFTGQVVTEAGKSFPLAGINKPGYLLMNGLSSDVDALNMYTTLWGTTSRGKISGLTGVKVAVVRNGVVQQVLTDQPGVTIPQDGFVLQGHGLAAQFITDNMPVGTKVAASYSVAPHGDKLLAAVGGQALLVEDGHLPAYFTQNISGKVARTAVGVSSDGKTLYLVAVERKAAADGTIISRGMSQEELAEFLISIGVWRAVNLDGGGSTTMAARSLGDFEASLINQPQGSSLRSVADAIGVFSTAPQGSLHGMALSGPSLALAGTQASFSAKGYDQYYNPVSIKPADIKWSATPSGDFTGNVLIPKQGGTVTVTAKLDNVQSSVNVQVVGPESLLSLAVTPSAITVKPGEKVPLSAKVNTIYGDTFDLKFQDVTWTISGSIGKIADGSFTATDQVAEGEIKATFQGLSTSIPVTVKPSWVELQALPEQESSAGLDSWIHVTFPASSVSAPATIRLAYAAETTGLPANCINLGAITVSPAPGEKADLMAPWWLSWDYQPGTITGRPAILMWDDSTKKWEEQPARLDDQGEVKTISARVWGFGQLVLVDDHRRLPSFKDTGKHWAEAAINDLAARGVANGFPDGTFLPGQAVTRAQFVKLLSSALQWPAVEKLPAFKDSIPDWASSAVAAAVANGVVSGYPDGTFRPDASITRSEMAVMIDRALALQETDENLKYKDTGSIPDFARTAVAKATSAGLLQGEGGLFRPKDGATRAETAVVVSRVLKLWVEK; encoded by the coding sequence TTGTCTATTAAAAGTTTTAGAAGAATAATAAAAAATATTGTTCTGGTATCCATAATATTGTCTCTGGTTGCGCCCTTTCAGGCTTACGCCTATCAGGTGAACGGCAACAACGTCACTGAGGAAATCATCACCCAGGGGGTTGTTTTACATAGCATCAACCTGAATACTAACGAGGGACCGCTGAATGTTTATGTCCTCGAAGCAGATCTCTCCAATCCTTACGTTAAAATTGATACGATCATCGGATCGGACGGCACCCTCAATAAGAACCAGTCAGTGCTGGATATGGCCAAGCGTACCGGGGCGGTGGCCGCTATCAATGGAGATTTCTTTCAAATGGCGGAAAGCGGCCGGACCATCGGTTTAGCCTATCAAGGCGGGCAACTGGTGGAGAGCCCCGCCCTGCGTAATGATATGTATGGATTTGGCATTACCGAAGATAAACTGCCGCTGTTGGAAATTTTCAACTTCACCGGCCAGGTGGTCACAGAAGCCGGTAAAAGTTTTCCGCTGGCCGGAATCAACAAGCCGGGTTATCTCTTGATGAACGGACTTTCATCTGATGTGGATGCCCTTAATATGTACACAACGCTGTGGGGTACCACCAGCCGGGGTAAAATATCCGGCCTCACCGGGGTAAAAGTTGCAGTGGTCAGGAACGGAGTCGTCCAGCAGGTCTTAACCGACCAACCGGGCGTAACGATCCCGCAGGATGGTTTTGTCCTGCAGGGACATGGCCTGGCAGCCCAATTCATAACCGACAATATGCCGGTGGGTACAAAAGTTGCCGCCAGCTACTCGGTGGCCCCTCACGGAGACAAACTCCTGGCTGCGGTGGGCGGACAGGCACTGCTGGTTGAGGATGGCCACCTGCCTGCCTACTTTACCCAGAATATTTCTGGTAAAGTCGCCCGGACGGCGGTTGGTGTATCAAGTGACGGCAAGACTCTCTACCTGGTGGCGGTTGAAAGGAAGGCTGCTGCCGACGGGACTATAATCAGCAGGGGTATGAGCCAGGAGGAGTTGGCTGAATTTTTGATTTCAATCGGGGTCTGGAGAGCTGTTAATTTGGACGGTGGTGGTTCCACCACCATGGCCGCACGGAGCCTGGGTGACTTCGAGGCCAGCCTGATCAATCAACCACAGGGTTCTTCCTTGCGATCGGTTGCAGATGCTATAGGCGTTTTTTCGACAGCGCCGCAGGGCAGTTTGCACGGCATGGCTTTAAGCGGGCCGTCGTTGGCTCTTGCCGGAACACAGGCTTCATTTAGCGCCAAAGGGTATGATCAATACTACAATCCTGTAAGTATTAAACCAGCCGACATAAAATGGTCCGCAACTCCTTCAGGTGATTTTACCGGTAATGTTTTAATACCTAAGCAAGGTGGTACGGTAACCGTCACGGCCAAGCTGGATAACGTACAGAGTTCGGTGAATGTGCAGGTTGTCGGGCCGGAGTCTCTATTAAGTTTAGCTGTAACACCGTCGGCTATTACTGTTAAGCCTGGGGAGAAGGTTCCCCTGTCGGCAAAGGTGAATACAATTTATGGTGATACCTTTGATTTAAAATTCCAGGATGTCACATGGACCATCAGCGGTTCAATAGGTAAGATTGCGGATGGCAGCTTTACCGCGACAGATCAGGTTGCTGAAGGTGAAATTAAGGCCACCTTCCAGGGGTTGAGCACATCGATACCGGTTACTGTTAAACCGTCCTGGGTAGAACTGCAGGCTCTTCCGGAGCAGGAATCATCTGCTGGACTGGATAGCTGGATTCATGTTACGTTCCCTGCGTCAAGCGTATCAGCGCCGGCCACGATAAGGCTGGCTTATGCCGCTGAGACTACCGGGCTACCGGCGAACTGCATCAACCTCGGCGCAATAACGGTAAGCCCGGCGCCTGGGGAGAAAGCTGATCTCATGGCCCCCTGGTGGCTGAGTTGGGATTATCAACCCGGTACAATAACAGGCCGTCCGGCCATCCTGATGTGGGATGATTCCACTAAAAAATGGGAAGAGCAGCCTGCCAGGCTGGATGACCAGGGTGAGGTGAAAACAATTAGCGCCCGGGTATGGGGGTTTGGCCAACTGGTCCTGGTGGATGACCATAGGAGACTTCCGTCCTTCAAGGATACCGGCAAGCACTGGGCCGAAGCGGCCATCAACGACCTGGCGGCGCGCGGGGTGGCCAACGGTTTTCCCGATGGCACATTTCTACCCGGTCAGGCCGTAACCAGAGCTCAGTTTGTCAAGCTGCTGTCATCAGCCCTGCAGTGGCCGGCCGTGGAAAAGTTACCGGCCTTTAAGGACAGCATACCGGACTGGGCCAGCAGCGCTGTCGCTGCCGCGGTTGCCAACGGGGTCGTCTCAGGTTACCCGGACGGTACCTTTAGGCCGGATGCCAGCATTACCAGAAGTGAAATGGCTGTTATGATCGACCGGGCGCTGGCGCTGCAGGAGACAGACGAGAACCTAAAGTATAAAGATACTGGATCAATTCCCGATTTTGCCAGAACCGCGGTGGCCAAAGCTACCAGCGCCGGTTTATTGCAGGGCGAAGGCGGCTTATTCAGGCCCAAGGACGGGGCAACCCGTGCGGAAACAGCGGTGGTGGTCAGCCGGGTGCTTAAGTTGTGGGTTGAAAAATAG
- a CDS encoding MtnX-like HAD-IB family phosphatase has translation MKKTIFVDFDGTITKVDTCAAMVEAFAEEGWQEINEKWERKELSTQECANRTFQLFRAGIDDIAGLMEKMEIDNFFKQFLSICREKGYKVYVLSDGYDFCIEAVFEKYDIQVPYYANKMLYDRGFKIECPHFNESCGNCGTCKTKLMTALKEEGQAVYIGDGYSDTCPAMHADVVFAKGDLYIYCLKKGIKTIRYETFADILAYIA, from the coding sequence ATGAAAAAGACAATTTTTGTTGATTTCGACGGCACAATAACAAAGGTTGATACCTGCGCGGCCATGGTCGAAGCTTTTGCCGAGGAGGGCTGGCAAGAAATAAATGAAAAGTGGGAACGCAAGGAATTGTCAACGCAGGAGTGCGCCAACCGGACTTTTCAGCTTTTCCGGGCCGGTATCGACGACATCGCCGGGTTGATGGAAAAAATGGAGATAGATAATTTCTTTAAGCAATTTTTGAGTATCTGCCGGGAAAAAGGCTATAAAGTTTATGTTTTAAGTGATGGCTACGATTTTTGTATTGAAGCAGTTTTTGAAAAATATGATATACAGGTTCCTTATTACGCAAATAAAATGCTATATGACCGGGGCTTCAAAATTGAATGCCCTCACTTCAATGAATCATGCGGGAATTGCGGAACCTGCAAAACGAAACTGATGACGGCGTTAAAGGAAGAGGGTCAGGCTGTTTACATAGGAGATGGTTATTCCGACACATGTCCTGCTATGCATGCCGATGTTGTGTTTGCCAAAGGAGACTTGTATATCTATTGTCTCAAAAAAGGAATCAAAACGATTCGTTATGAAACTTTTGCAGATATATTAGCTTACATTGCCTAA